The Choloepus didactylus isolate mChoDid1 chromosome 16, mChoDid1.pri, whole genome shotgun sequence genomic interval gaaggaagtgaccagcagatgtcgccatgtatCTTGCCATGTGAGAATCGCTGGTAACCAGTCTTGGGGGAGAAAGacatgatttggacattttcatggcctcagaactgtacacttgtaagttaataaattctcattattaaatgccagtccatttctggtatgctgCATTTCGGCAATTTTAGCAAACTATAACATTTGGAATAACCTTAAACTAACACATAATGATTGCTTACAGGTGCCAGACGGTACCAAGTGCATTATATGGATTATCTCATTCAGTCCCCACAACAATGTTATAATGTAAGTGCCATTAAAGAAGAGCAACTGGGGCATATAGAGGTTAAATAACATACAGAAGTTGGACAGAGAGTAAGTGGTGGGCTAATCTAGCAGTCTGAATCCACAGCCTTTCTCAATCCAGAATGACTAGAGAGAAGGCTTCCAAACTGTGTTCCAAGTCATTAAAGGGTTCTGCTActttaaaaaactaaaactattCCATGAATGTAAAGACTCATAAATTATGATCCAcagattatttcaaaatcaaaaggtAAAACATGGTAATGTTTGAATGATTTTCCCAGAGTTTGCTAATAGGAGGCTATCAGGATCCTGTATTTTGAGTGACACAATCTAAGAGCCCTTTATTGTTACTATACTATGCTGCTCCCACTATCAATTGACTCAGAGTGATGTCATTCAATCACACTCCTGTTAGCTCTGTACCAAAAGAGGAAAGTCACCCAAAGGCAGGATATTGGGAAGGGTGCTACAGAAATCCTCCTGGAAGAATGGCCACTTATCGATACATCTTTTATGACCCCTGGtccttctgtattttccttcctgTAGTTGAACATGACAAGACTCTGGTCACAGAAATTTTAGAACACTAAAAGACACTCCCCCAGGGGAAGTGGTGGTTGtacttgtttttaaaagagaaaataggctGCCAGTGCTGCTGCCACAACCATGAGTATGCTCAGGCTTCAGAAGACACTCATCTCCAGTACACTCCACTGTGCCAAGAAGAAGGTCTGGTTGGACCCCAAGGTCCAAGAAGACCAATGAAATGGTCAATGCCATTTTCCCATCCACAGACTTGGAAGCTGATCAAAGATGTGCTGATCACCCACAAGGCTATGACTGTCCTTTCCTGGGCTCGATGCCAGAACAGTACCTTGGCCCACCAGAGGACCTGCCATGGGTGTGCTGTCAGTACACGAATGCCTGAGCAGGTAACCTGGGTGTGGAAGGTGAGAATCTTGTGCCAGCTGCCCAGAAGATACTGTGGCTCTAAGAAAACTGACTGCCACACATATCACAGCCTGTACCTGAAAGTGAAAGGGAACGTGTTCAAGAACAAGAAGATTCTCTTGAAACACATCCACAAACGGAAGGCAGACATGGCCTGCAAGAGGCTCCTGGGTGACCAGACTAAGACCTATAGGTCTAAGACCAAGGAAGCATGCAAACCCCTGGAGTGGCTCCAGGCCAAGGAGGAGGAGGTTATCAAGATCCTGTCCAAGGAGGGAGACACCAAGAAATGACCAGATGCCACAATTCTGTTTCATCAAATCACTATAATAAAGCCCTTATTATATACATCACGCCTACTATGATTGAACCCTGACTGACACACAAGTTTGGATAGAAGGCAGGAAAGCATTTTCACCTTCAGCCATTTGTAATGAGTCTTCTTGCAAAGAACATTGTGTTTTCCTACCAAATGTCActtggaattaaaagaaaaatatatgttcatACTCCTAACTAGTATTTCTCAGGTCCCCTCAATAATACTTAATGCAATTTCTGGTGTTAGCGTGACACCCAGGTCtatgttttaattaattaaaaattttattgagtgcctattgtATCAGTAATGTACATGTGCGCATGTATCAGGTATGGTGCTGGGAACCATGCATAGATTGGGGAACAAAATAGACATAGGCTAACATTGGCCGTCTTGGAGACAGATGTGAAACAAATAAGCACAGGGATATATAACTACTTTCATAAGACCTGTGGGGAAACCTGCAAATATATCTACCTAAACTCTTACAGAAAACTTAAAAGTCAAGAACACCTCCCAACTTATTTTATGAGACCAACTCTACCctgacaccaaaaccaggcaaagacattataagaaaacTACACACCAATATCCTCATGAACATAAGAACAAATATCCTTaaacaaatattaacaaattgattccagcaatatataaaaaagaaaatacatcatGACTAGTTGGGGATTACCCCACAAGTACAAGGTTGGTTGGTGTAACA includes:
- the LOC119511492 gene encoding LOW QUALITY PROTEIN: 60S ribosomal protein L19-like (The sequence of the model RefSeq protein was modified relative to this genomic sequence to represent the inferred CDS: deleted 2 bases in 1 codon; substituted 1 base at 1 genomic stop codon), with product MSMLRLQKTLISSTLHCAKKKVWLDPKVQEDQXNGQPFSHPQTWKLIKDVLITHKAMTVLSWARCQNSTLAHQRTCHGCAVSTRMPEQVTWVWKVRILCQLPRRYCGSKKTDCHTYHSLYLKVKGNVFKNKKILLKHIHKRKADMACKRLLGDQTKTYRSKTKEACKPLEWLQAKEEEVIKILSKEGDTKK